Proteins encoded in a region of the Pirellulales bacterium genome:
- a CDS encoding UDP-N-acetylmuramoyl-L-alanyl-D-glutamate--2,6-diaminopimelate ligase, with product MERRANMVRGVSLRELLPESQLLGAGDIRVHSCTSDSRRCRPGDLFVALVGANQDGHDFAADAVARGASAVLANRPLPGLGVPICFVPDTAVAHGLICQALVDHPSRRLRVVGVTGTNGKTTTTHLIAGILSAAGCRLGMLGTLGYCDGEVVAPADHTTPPAPALASWLARMEANGCSHAVLEVSSHALAQHRLSGVQVDVACVTNVRHDHFDYHGTQRRYIAAKSRLLELLAPEGVAITNGDDAGSSACAARYDGPLVTIGIESPAEITATLLSQYPSEQTFLLDTGSEAVPVRTTLIGLHNVYNCLVAAGVGLVYGIDVPTIVRGIESVQFVPGRLERLECGQPFSVFVDYAHTPDALATCLDTLRGVTRGRVICVFGAGGDRDRTKRPLMGRAVEVRADVAVVTNDNPRSEDPDEIACQILAGFVDATSAQVILDRALAIRWALSEARPGDCVVIAGKGHEDYQQIGEERTYFDDREVARHWLYESTLVDEWNRASA from the coding sequence ATGGAGCGACGGGCCAATATGGTCCGCGGCGTCAGTCTTCGCGAGTTGCTGCCAGAATCGCAGTTGCTCGGTGCTGGCGATATCCGCGTGCATAGTTGCACGAGTGATTCGCGCCGTTGTCGGCCTGGTGACTTGTTTGTTGCGCTCGTTGGCGCGAATCAGGACGGCCATGATTTCGCCGCTGACGCGGTCGCTCGTGGTGCATCGGCTGTTTTGGCGAATCGCCCGTTGCCGGGCCTCGGAGTGCCGATTTGCTTTGTTCCCGATACCGCTGTCGCGCATGGGTTGATCTGTCAGGCGTTGGTGGATCATCCGTCGCGTCGCTTGCGTGTTGTCGGGGTGACCGGCACGAATGGCAAGACGACGACGACGCATTTGATCGCCGGTATCTTGTCGGCCGCGGGTTGCCGGCTGGGGATGCTCGGCACACTTGGTTATTGCGACGGCGAAGTCGTTGCTCCGGCCGATCATACGACGCCGCCGGCTCCGGCGTTGGCGTCGTGGCTGGCCCGCATGGAAGCCAATGGGTGTAGTCACGCGGTGCTCGAGGTTTCGAGTCACGCGCTGGCGCAGCATCGCCTGTCGGGCGTACAGGTCGACGTGGCATGCGTGACCAATGTGCGGCACGACCATTTTGACTATCACGGGACGCAGCGTCGGTACATCGCCGCCAAAAGTCGTTTGCTGGAGTTGCTCGCTCCCGAAGGTGTGGCGATCACGAATGGCGACGATGCTGGCAGTTCAGCCTGTGCGGCACGCTATGACGGTCCGCTGGTGACGATCGGGATTGAATCGCCGGCCGAAATCACGGCGACGCTCCTGTCGCAATATCCGAGTGAGCAGACTTTTTTGCTCGATACTGGCAGCGAGGCGGTGCCGGTCCGCACGACATTGATCGGTCTGCACAATGTTTACAACTGCCTGGTCGCCGCGGGCGTTGGGCTGGTCTACGGAATCGATGTGCCGACGATCGTGCGTGGGATCGAGTCCGTGCAGTTTGTGCCGGGTCGCCTCGAGCGACTGGAATGCGGCCAGCCCTTTAGTGTGTTTGTGGATTATGCCCATACGCCCGACGCGCTTGCGACATGCCTCGATACGCTGCGCGGCGTGACTCGCGGCCGGGTGATCTGCGTCTTCGGCGCCGGCGGCGATCGCGACCGGACGAAGCGTCCTTTGATGGGGCGTGCTGTCGAGGTGCGGGCCGACGTGGCGGTTGTCACGAACGACAATCCGCGTAGTGAAGATCCCGACGAAATTGCCTGTCAGATTTTGGCTGGCTTTGTTGACGCGACCAGTGCTCAGGTGATCCTCGACCGCGCACTCGCTATTCGCTGGGCGCTTTCCGAGGCTCGGCCTGGCGACTGTGTCGTGATTGCTGGTAAGGGGCACGAGGATTATCAGCAAATTGGTGAAGAGCGTACGTATTTCGACGACCGCGAGGTCGCCCGCCACTGGCTGTACGAATCCACCTTGGTAGACGAGTGGAATCGCGCCAGCGCTTGA